A part of Camelus bactrianus isolate YW-2024 breed Bactrian camel chromosome 7, ASM4877302v1, whole genome shotgun sequence genomic DNA contains:
- the KCP gene encoding kielin/chordin-like protein isoform X12 — MARAAAALLSVVLQLTGLALAPATGRGGAVPREPPGLADIHDYQPQAQLHIPSPAGGPWERWHPLEERLGRLEAEMMELRDQNKDLQGRVRQLESCECHPAPPQCWGLGRAWPEGAHWEPDACTACICQDGAARCDPKPGLPYCHGCSHDGQAYGNGETFSIDACTTCRCLEGAITCTQKPCPRGPCPKPGACCPHCEPGCEYEGQLYEEGANFLSSSNPCLQCSCLRSLVHCVPMECPPIPCPEPVLRPGQCCLTCQAQGCTEGGSYQEHGQEWTTPGDPCRICQCREGHIQCRQRECASLCPYPARPLPGTCCPVCDGCFLNGQEYRSGEPVGSGDPCSHCRCANGSVQCEPVPCLPTPCRHPGRIPGECCPVCDSCEYQGHQYQSQETFSLQERGRCVRCSCQTGEVSCEEQECPVVPCTLPDSGPQLCPACVLDGEEFPEGVQWEPDGQPCTACSCQAGVPVCGALLCSPAPCEHPTQLPGACCPSCESCTYHGQMYANGQNFTDADSPCHTCRCEDGTVTCSLIDCPPTTCARPQSGPGQCCPRCPDCNLEKEVFVDGESFSHPGDPCQECQCHEGHAHCRPRACPRASCAHPLPGVCCQNNCNGCAFGGKEYPSGADFPHPSDPCRLCRCLNGNVQCLARRCPPVPCPEPTLLPGECCPQCPATFSDCPRPGGEVPARHQEQFSPPDDPCRRCLCLDGSLSCQRLPCPPAPCAHPRQGPCCPSCDGCLYQGKEFASGDRFPSPTAPCHVCLCWEGSVSCETRACAPARCPFPARGDCCPTCDGCEYLGESYLSSQEFPDPREPCNLCTCLGGFVTCGRRPCEPLGCSHPLTLSGHCCQTCQGCLYHGVTAAPGETVPDPLDPTCSLCTCQEGSMRCQKKPCLPALCPHPSPGPCFCPVCHNCLSQGREHQDGEEFEGPTGSCEWCRCQAGRVSCVRLQCPALPCPLQVTEPGSCCPRCRGCLVHGEEHPDGSSWEPPDSPCSSCMCHEGVITCARVQCVTSCAQPRQGPSDCCPRCSDCEHEGQKYEPGESFQPGADPCEVCICELQPEGPPSLRCHRQQCPSLVGCPVSQLLPPGPQRCCPTCAQALSHCTEGLLGSEMASPDPCYTCRCQDLTWLCTHRACPELSCPLLERHALPGSCCPVCRECVVEAEGRTVADGESWRDPSNACITCTCHRGHVECRLEECQALSCPHGWTKVREAGRCCERCQAPAESCAHQGRQVASGERWAVDACTRCSCVAGTVRCQSQRCPPLSCGPDEAPALSPGSCCPRCLPRHASCMAFGDPHYRTFDGRLLHFQGSCSYVLAKDCRGGNFSVHVTNDNRGRSGVAWTQEVAVLLGDVAARLLQGGAVTVDGSPVDLPFLQEPLLYVELRGRTVILHAQPGLQVLWDGQSQVEVRVPGSYRGQICGLCGNFNGFAQDDLRNPEGLLLSTEAAFGNSWQVPEGSGPGRPCSKGREVDPCRAAGYRARREANARCGVLKSSPFSRCHAVVPPEPFFAACVYDLCACGPGSSGDTCLCDALEAYASHCRQAGVTPAWRGPTLCVVGCPLDRGFVFDECGPPCPRTCFNQHIPLRELAAHCVRPCVPGCQCPAGLVEHEAHCISPEACPQVLLTEDQPPSALLGPSREPQGPP; from the exons ATGGCCAGGGCAGCGGCTGCTCTGCTGTCCGTTGTCCTGCAGCTCACAGGCCTGGCACTGGCCCCGGCGACGGGCAGGG GTGGGGCCGTCCCCAGGGAGCCCCCCGGGCTTGCTGACATCCATGACTACCAGCCGCAGGCACAGCTCCACATTCCTTCTCCTGCTGGGGGCCCCTGGGAGCGGTGGCACCCCCTGGAGGAGCGGCTGGGCAGGCTGGAGGCTGAGATGATGGAGCTCAGAGACCAG AACAAAGACCTGCAGGGGAGGGTGAGGCAGCTGGAGTCCTGTGAATGCCACCCAGCTCCTCCccagtgctgggggctggggcgggcCTGGCCCGAGGGGGCTCACTGGGAGCCTGACGCCTGCACGGCCTGCATCTGCCAGGACGGGGCTGCACGCTGTGACCCCAAGCCCGGCCTGCCCTACTGCCATG GCTGCAGCCACGATGGTCAGGCCTATGGCAATGGGGAGACCTTCTCCATAGACGCCTGCACCACCTGTCGCTGCTTG GAAGGAGCCATTACCTGCACTCAGAAGCCATGCCCCAGAGGACCCTGCCCGAAGCCGGGGGCCTGCTGCCCGCACTGCGAGCCAG GCTGTGAGTATGAGGGGCAGCTTTATGAGGAGGGGGCCAACTTCCTGTCCAGTTCCAATCCTTGTCTCCAATGCTCCTGCCTG AGGAGCCTGGTTCACTGTGTGCCCATGGAGTGCCCGCCCATCCCCTGTCCTGAGCCTGTCCTGAGGCCCGGACAGTGCTGCCTGACCTGCCAAG CCCAAGGCTGCACAGAAGGTGGTTCTTACCAGGAGCATGGCCAAGAGTGGACCACACCTGGGGACCCCTGTCGGATCTGCCAGTGCCGG GAGGGCCACATCCAGTGCCGCCAGCGAGAATGTGCCAGCCTGTGCCCATACCCTGCCCGGCCCCTCCCGGGCACCTGCTGCCCCGTGTGTGATG GCTGTTTCCTAAACGGGCAGGAGTACCGCAGCGGGGAGCCCGTGGGCTCTGGGGACCCCTGCTCGCACTGCCGTTGTGCT AATGGGAGTGTCCAGTGTGAGCCTGTGCCCTGCCTGCCCACGCCCTGCAGACACCCAGGCAGGATCCCCGGGGAGTGCTGCCCAGTCTGTGACA GCTGCGAGTACCAGGGACACCAGTATCAGAGCCAGGAGACCTTCAGCCTCCAAGAGAGGGGCCGCTGTGTCCGCTGCTCCTGCCAG ACCGGCGAGGTCTCCTGTGAGGAGCAGGAGTGCCCAGTCGTCCCCTGCACCCTTCCTGACTCtggcccccagctctgcccag CCTGCGTGCTTGATGGAGAGGAGTTTCCTGAGGGGGTCCAGTGGGAGCCTGATGGTCAGCCCTGCACCGCCTGCTCCTGTCAAGCTGGGGTGCCTGTGTGTGGGGCTTTGCTATGCTCCCCGGCCCCCTGCGAGCACCCCACCCAGCTCCCTG GTGCCTGCTGCCCCAGCTGTGAGAGCTGCACCTATCATGGCCAAATGTATGCCAATGGGCAGAACTTCACAGATGCAGACAGCCCTTGCCACACCTGCCGCTGTGAG GATGGGACCGTGACGTGCTCCTTGATCGACTGCCCTCCCACAACCTGTGCCAGGCCCCAGAGCGGACCCGGCCAGTGCTGCCCCAGGTGCCCAG ACTGCAACCTGGAAAAAGAAGTATTTGTGGACGGCGAGAGCTTCTCCCACCCCGGAGACCCCTGCCAGGAATGCCAGTGCCATGAAGGCCACGCCCACTGTCGACCTCGGgcctgccccagggcctcctgTGCCCACCCGCTGCCTGGTGTCTGTTGCCAGAACAACTGCAATG GCTGCGCCTTTGGTGGGAAAGAGTATCCCAGTGGGGCAgatttcccccacccctctgaCCCCTGCCGCCTGTGTCGCTGTCTG AACGGCAACGTGCAGTGCCTGGCCCGCCGCTGCCCACCCGTGCCTTGTCCAGAGCCCACCCTGCTGCCGGGAGAGTGCTGCCCGCAGTGCCCCG CCACCTTTTCTGATTGCCCTCGGCCCGGGGGCGAGGTCCCCGCCCGCCACCAGGAGCAATTCTCCCCGCCCGACGACCCCTGCCGCCGCTGCCTCTGTCTGGATGGCTCCTTGTCCTGCCAGCGGCTGCCCTGCCCGCCCGCGCCCTGCGCCCACCCGCGCCAGgggccctgctgcccctcctgCGACG GGTGCCTGTACCAGGGGAAGGAGTTCGCCAGCGGGGATCGCTTCCCTTCACCCACTGCCCCGTGTCACGTCTGCCTCTGCTGGGAGGGCAGCGTCAGCTGCGAGACCAGGGCCTGTGCCCCTGCACGGTGCCCCTTCCCTGCCAGGGGTGACTGCTGTCCTACCTGTGACG GCTGTGAGTACCTAGGGGAGTCCTACCTGAGCAGCCAGGAGTTTCCGGATCCCCGAGAGCCCTGCAATCTGTGTACCTGCCTTGGAGGCTTCGTGACCTGTGGCCGCCGGCCCTGTGAGCCTCTGGGCTGCAGCCACCCCCTCACCCTGTCTGGGCACTGCTGCCAGACCTGCCAGG GATGCCTCTATCATGGGGTCACTGCTGCCCCTGGAGAGACCGTTCCGGACCCACTTGACCCCACCTGCTCCCTCTGCACCTGCCAG GAAGGTTCCATGCGCTGCCAGAAGAAGCCGTGTCTTCCAGCTCTCTGCCCTCACCCCTCTCCAGGCCCCTGCTTCTGCCCTGTTTGCCACA ACTGCCTCTCCCAGGGCCGGGAGCACCAGGACGGGGAGGAGTTTGAGGGGCCCACAGGCAGCTGTGAGTGGTGTCGCTGTCAG GCTGGCCGGGTCAGCTGTGTGCGCCTGCAGTgcccggccctgccctgcccgCTCCAGGTCACAGAGCCAGGGAGCTGCTGCCCTCGCTGCAGAG GCTGCCTGGTTCATGGGGAGGAGCACCCTGACGGCAGTAGCTGGGAGCCTCCCGACAGCCCCTGCTCCTCCTGCATGTGTCACGAGGGTGTCATCACCTGTGCCCGCGTCCAGTGTGTCACCTCCTGTGCCCAGCCCCGCCAGGGTCCTAGTGACTGCTGCCCTCGATGTTCTG ACTGTGAGCATGAGGGTCAGAAGTATGAGCCTGGGGAGAGCTTCCAGCCTGGGGCAGACCCCTGTGAAGTGTGCATCTGTGAG CTGCAACCTGAAGGGCCTCCCAGCCTTCGCTGTCACCGCCAGCAGTGTCCCAGCCTGGTGGGCTGCCCTGTCAGCCAGCTCCTGCCCCCTGGGCCCCAGCGCTGCTGCCCCACCTGTGCCC AGGCGCTGAGTCACTGCACGGAGGGCCTGCTGGGGTCTGAGATGGCCTCACCAGACCCCTGCTACACCTGCCGGTGCCAG GACCTGACTTGGCTCTGCACTCACCGGGCCTGTCCTGAACTCAGCTGCCCTTTGCTGGAGCGCCATGCCCTCCCTGGGAGCTGCTGCCCCGTGTGCAGGG AATGTGTGGTGGAGGCTGAGGGCAGGACAGTGGCAGACGGAGAGAGCTGGCGGGACCCCAGCAATGCCTGTATCACCTGCACCTGCCAT CGGGGCCACGTGGAATGCCGCCTCGAGGAGTGCCAGGCTCTCTCCTGTCCCCACGGCTGGACGAAGGTGCGGGAGGCTGGCAGGTGCTGTGAGAGATGCCAAG CCCCCGCCGAGTCGTGCGCGCACCAGGGCCGGCAGGTGGCCTCCGGGGAGCGCTGGGCCGTGGACGCCTGCACCCGTTGCTCCTGCGTGGCCGGCACCGTACGCTGCCAGAGCCAGCGCTGCCCGCCGCTCTCCTGCGGCCCC GATGAGGCCCCCGCCCTGAGTCCCGGCAGCTGCTGCCCCCGCTGCCTGCCCCGGCACGCTTCCTGCATGGCCTTCGGAGACCCCCATTACCGCACCTTCGACGGCCGCCTGCTGCACTTCCAGGGCAGCTGCAGCTACGTGCTGGCCAAGGACTGCCGTGGAGGGAACTTCAG CGTGCACGTGACCAATGATAACCGGGGCCGGAGCGGCGTGGCCTGGACGCAGGAGGTGGCCGTGCTGCTGGGAGACGTAGCCGCGCGGCTGCTGCAGGGCGGGGCGGTCACG GTGGATGGGAGCCCGGTGGATTTGCCCTTTCTCCAGGAGCCGCTGCTGTACGTGGAGCTTCGGGGACGCACGGTGATCCTGCACGCTCAGCCAGGGCTCCAG GTGCTGTGGGATGGGCAGTCCCAGGTGGAGGTGAGAGTGCCTGGCTCCTACCGGGGCCAGATTTGTGGGCTCTGTGGCAACTTCAATGGCTTTGCCCAGGATGATCTACGGAACCCTGAAGGGCTGCTCCTGTCTACTGAGGCTGCATTTGGGAATAGCTGGCAG GTCCCAGAGGGGTCAGGACCTGGGCGGCCCTGTTCCAAGGGCCGCGAGGTGGATCCATGCCGGGCAGCAGGGTACCGTGCCAGGCGTGAGGCCAATGCCCGGTGTGGGGTGCTGAAGTCCTCCCCGTTCAGTCGCTGCCATGCTGTGGTGCCACCAGAGCCGTTCTTTGCTGCCTGTGTGTATGACCTCTGTGCTTGTGGCCCCGGCTCCTCAGGTGACACCTGCCTCTGTGACGCCCTGGAAGCCTATGCCAGCCACTGTCGCCAGGCTGGAGTGACGCCTGCTTGGCGGGGCCCCACGCTCTGTG TGGTGGGATGCCCCCTGGACCGTGGCTTCGTGTTCGATGAATGTGGCCCACCCTGTCCCCGCACCTGCTTCAACCAGCACATTCCCCTCAGGGAGCTGGCAGCCCACTGTGTGAGGCCCTGTGTTCCGGGCTGCCAGTGCCCTGCAGGCCTGGTGGAGCATGAAGCCCACTGTATCTCACCGGAGGCCTGCCCCCAAGTCCTACTCACTGAGGACCAGCCACCCAGCGCTCTGCTTGGCCCAAGCCGGGAGCCCCAGGGGCCACCCTGA
- the KCP gene encoding kielin/chordin-like protein isoform X3, which translates to MARAAAALLSVVLQLTGLALAPATGRGGAVPREPPGLADIHDYQPQAQLHIPSPAGGPWERWHPLEERLGRLEAEMMELRDQNKDLQGRVRQLESCECHPAPPQCWGLGRAWPEGAHWEPDACTACICQDGAARCDPKPGLPYCHGCSHDGQAYGNGETFSIDACTTCRCLEGAITCTQKPCPRGPCPKPGACCPHCEPAQGCTEGGSYQEHGQEWTTPGDPCRICQCREGHIQCRQRECASLCPYPARPLPGTCCPVCDGCFLNGQEYRSGEPVGSGDPCSHCRCANGSVQCEPVPCLPTPCRHPGRIPGECCPVCDSCEYQGHQYQSQETFSLQERGRCVRCSCQTGEVSCEEQECPVVPCTLPDSGPQLCPACVLDGEEFPEGVQWEPDGQPCTACSCQAGVPVCGALLCSPAPCEHPTQLPGACCPSCESCTYHGQMYANGQNFTDADSPCHTCRCEDGTVTCSLIDCPPTTCARPQSGPGQCCPRCPDCNLEKEVFVDGESFSHPGDPCQECQCHEGHAHCRPRACPRASCAHPLPGVCCQNNCNGCAFGGKEYPSGADFPHPSDPCRLCRCLNGNVQCLARRCPPVPCPEPTLLPGECCPQCPATFSDCPRPGGEVPARHQEQFSPPDDPCRRCLCLDGSLSCQRLPCPPAPCAHPRQGPCCPSCDGCLYQGKEFASGDRFPSPTAPCHVCLCWEGSVSCETRACAPARCPFPARGDCCPTCDGCEYLGESYLSSQEFPDPREPCNLCTCLGGFVTCGRRPCEPLGCSHPLTLSGHCCQTCQGCLYHGVTAAPGETVPDPLDPTCSLCTCQEGSMRCQKKPCLPALCPHPSPGPCFCPVCHNCLSQGREHQDGEEFEGPTGSCEWCRCQVWYGGGRGGGAPGLGSKSLTLHLLQAGRVSCVRLQCPALPCPLQVTEPGSCCPRCRGCLVHGEEHPDGSSWEPPDSPCSSCMCHEGVITCARVQCVTSCAQPRQGPSDCCPRCSDCEHEGQKYEPGESFQPGADPCEVCICELQPEGPPSLRCHRQQCPSLVGCPVSQLLPPGPQRCCPTCAQALSHCTEGLLGSEMASPDPCYTCRCQDLTWLCTHRACPELSCPLLERHALPGSCCPVCRECVVEAEGRTVADGESWRDPSNACITCTCHRGHVECRLEECQALSCPHGWTKVREAGRCCERCQAPAESCAHQGRQVASGERWAVDACTRCSCVAGTVRCQSQRCPPLSCGPDEAPALSPGSCCPRCLPRHASCMAFGDPHYRTFDGRLLHFQGSCSYVLAKDCRGGNFSVHVTNDNRGRSGVAWTQEVAVLLGDVAARLLQGGAVTVDGSPVDLPFLQEPLLYVELRGRTVILHAQPGLQDDLRNPEGLLLSTEAAFGNSWQVPEGSGPGRPCSKGREVDPCRAAGYRARREANARCGVLKSSPFSRCHAVVPPEPFFAACVYDLCACGPGSSGDTCLCDALEAYASHCRQAGVTPAWRGPTLCVVGCPLDRGFVFDECGPPCPRTCFNQHIPLRELAAHCVRPCVPGCQCPAGLVEHEAHCISPEACPQVLLTEDQPPSALLGPSREPQGPP; encoded by the exons ATGGCCAGGGCAGCGGCTGCTCTGCTGTCCGTTGTCCTGCAGCTCACAGGCCTGGCACTGGCCCCGGCGACGGGCAGGG GTGGGGCCGTCCCCAGGGAGCCCCCCGGGCTTGCTGACATCCATGACTACCAGCCGCAGGCACAGCTCCACATTCCTTCTCCTGCTGGGGGCCCCTGGGAGCGGTGGCACCCCCTGGAGGAGCGGCTGGGCAGGCTGGAGGCTGAGATGATGGAGCTCAGAGACCAG AACAAAGACCTGCAGGGGAGGGTGAGGCAGCTGGAGTCCTGTGAATGCCACCCAGCTCCTCCccagtgctgggggctggggcgggcCTGGCCCGAGGGGGCTCACTGGGAGCCTGACGCCTGCACGGCCTGCATCTGCCAGGACGGGGCTGCACGCTGTGACCCCAAGCCCGGCCTGCCCTACTGCCATG GCTGCAGCCACGATGGTCAGGCCTATGGCAATGGGGAGACCTTCTCCATAGACGCCTGCACCACCTGTCGCTGCTTG GAAGGAGCCATTACCTGCACTCAGAAGCCATGCCCCAGAGGACCCTGCCCGAAGCCGGGGGCCTGCTGCCCGCACTGCGAGCCAG CCCAAGGCTGCACAGAAGGTGGTTCTTACCAGGAGCATGGCCAAGAGTGGACCACACCTGGGGACCCCTGTCGGATCTGCCAGTGCCGG GAGGGCCACATCCAGTGCCGCCAGCGAGAATGTGCCAGCCTGTGCCCATACCCTGCCCGGCCCCTCCCGGGCACCTGCTGCCCCGTGTGTGATG GCTGTTTCCTAAACGGGCAGGAGTACCGCAGCGGGGAGCCCGTGGGCTCTGGGGACCCCTGCTCGCACTGCCGTTGTGCT AATGGGAGTGTCCAGTGTGAGCCTGTGCCCTGCCTGCCCACGCCCTGCAGACACCCAGGCAGGATCCCCGGGGAGTGCTGCCCAGTCTGTGACA GCTGCGAGTACCAGGGACACCAGTATCAGAGCCAGGAGACCTTCAGCCTCCAAGAGAGGGGCCGCTGTGTCCGCTGCTCCTGCCAG ACCGGCGAGGTCTCCTGTGAGGAGCAGGAGTGCCCAGTCGTCCCCTGCACCCTTCCTGACTCtggcccccagctctgcccag CCTGCGTGCTTGATGGAGAGGAGTTTCCTGAGGGGGTCCAGTGGGAGCCTGATGGTCAGCCCTGCACCGCCTGCTCCTGTCAAGCTGGGGTGCCTGTGTGTGGGGCTTTGCTATGCTCCCCGGCCCCCTGCGAGCACCCCACCCAGCTCCCTG GTGCCTGCTGCCCCAGCTGTGAGAGCTGCACCTATCATGGCCAAATGTATGCCAATGGGCAGAACTTCACAGATGCAGACAGCCCTTGCCACACCTGCCGCTGTGAG GATGGGACCGTGACGTGCTCCTTGATCGACTGCCCTCCCACAACCTGTGCCAGGCCCCAGAGCGGACCCGGCCAGTGCTGCCCCAGGTGCCCAG ACTGCAACCTGGAAAAAGAAGTATTTGTGGACGGCGAGAGCTTCTCCCACCCCGGAGACCCCTGCCAGGAATGCCAGTGCCATGAAGGCCACGCCCACTGTCGACCTCGGgcctgccccagggcctcctgTGCCCACCCGCTGCCTGGTGTCTGTTGCCAGAACAACTGCAATG GCTGCGCCTTTGGTGGGAAAGAGTATCCCAGTGGGGCAgatttcccccacccctctgaCCCCTGCCGCCTGTGTCGCTGTCTG AACGGCAACGTGCAGTGCCTGGCCCGCCGCTGCCCACCCGTGCCTTGTCCAGAGCCCACCCTGCTGCCGGGAGAGTGCTGCCCGCAGTGCCCCG CCACCTTTTCTGATTGCCCTCGGCCCGGGGGCGAGGTCCCCGCCCGCCACCAGGAGCAATTCTCCCCGCCCGACGACCCCTGCCGCCGCTGCCTCTGTCTGGATGGCTCCTTGTCCTGCCAGCGGCTGCCCTGCCCGCCCGCGCCCTGCGCCCACCCGCGCCAGgggccctgctgcccctcctgCGACG GGTGCCTGTACCAGGGGAAGGAGTTCGCCAGCGGGGATCGCTTCCCTTCACCCACTGCCCCGTGTCACGTCTGCCTCTGCTGGGAGGGCAGCGTCAGCTGCGAGACCAGGGCCTGTGCCCCTGCACGGTGCCCCTTCCCTGCCAGGGGTGACTGCTGTCCTACCTGTGACG GCTGTGAGTACCTAGGGGAGTCCTACCTGAGCAGCCAGGAGTTTCCGGATCCCCGAGAGCCCTGCAATCTGTGTACCTGCCTTGGAGGCTTCGTGACCTGTGGCCGCCGGCCCTGTGAGCCTCTGGGCTGCAGCCACCCCCTCACCCTGTCTGGGCACTGCTGCCAGACCTGCCAGG GATGCCTCTATCATGGGGTCACTGCTGCCCCTGGAGAGACCGTTCCGGACCCACTTGACCCCACCTGCTCCCTCTGCACCTGCCAG GAAGGTTCCATGCGCTGCCAGAAGAAGCCGTGTCTTCCAGCTCTCTGCCCTCACCCCTCTCCAGGCCCCTGCTTCTGCCCTGTTTGCCACA ACTGCCTCTCCCAGGGCCGGGAGCACCAGGACGGGGAGGAGTTTGAGGGGCCCACAGGCAGCTGTGAGTGGTGTCGCTGTCAGGTGTGGTACGGAGGTGGCAGAGGGGGCGGGGCACCTGGCCTAGGGAGCAAGTCACTGACCCTGCATCTCCTGCAGGCTGGCCGGGTCAGCTGTGTGCGCCTGCAGTgcccggccctgccctgcccgCTCCAGGTCACAGAGCCAGGGAGCTGCTGCCCTCGCTGCAGAG GCTGCCTGGTTCATGGGGAGGAGCACCCTGACGGCAGTAGCTGGGAGCCTCCCGACAGCCCCTGCTCCTCCTGCATGTGTCACGAGGGTGTCATCACCTGTGCCCGCGTCCAGTGTGTCACCTCCTGTGCCCAGCCCCGCCAGGGTCCTAGTGACTGCTGCCCTCGATGTTCTG ACTGTGAGCATGAGGGTCAGAAGTATGAGCCTGGGGAGAGCTTCCAGCCTGGGGCAGACCCCTGTGAAGTGTGCATCTGTGAG CTGCAACCTGAAGGGCCTCCCAGCCTTCGCTGTCACCGCCAGCAGTGTCCCAGCCTGGTGGGCTGCCCTGTCAGCCAGCTCCTGCCCCCTGGGCCCCAGCGCTGCTGCCCCACCTGTGCCC AGGCGCTGAGTCACTGCACGGAGGGCCTGCTGGGGTCTGAGATGGCCTCACCAGACCCCTGCTACACCTGCCGGTGCCAG GACCTGACTTGGCTCTGCACTCACCGGGCCTGTCCTGAACTCAGCTGCCCTTTGCTGGAGCGCCATGCCCTCCCTGGGAGCTGCTGCCCCGTGTGCAGGG AATGTGTGGTGGAGGCTGAGGGCAGGACAGTGGCAGACGGAGAGAGCTGGCGGGACCCCAGCAATGCCTGTATCACCTGCACCTGCCAT CGGGGCCACGTGGAATGCCGCCTCGAGGAGTGCCAGGCTCTCTCCTGTCCCCACGGCTGGACGAAGGTGCGGGAGGCTGGCAGGTGCTGTGAGAGATGCCAAG CCCCCGCCGAGTCGTGCGCGCACCAGGGCCGGCAGGTGGCCTCCGGGGAGCGCTGGGCCGTGGACGCCTGCACCCGTTGCTCCTGCGTGGCCGGCACCGTACGCTGCCAGAGCCAGCGCTGCCCGCCGCTCTCCTGCGGCCCC GATGAGGCCCCCGCCCTGAGTCCCGGCAGCTGCTGCCCCCGCTGCCTGCCCCGGCACGCTTCCTGCATGGCCTTCGGAGACCCCCATTACCGCACCTTCGACGGCCGCCTGCTGCACTTCCAGGGCAGCTGCAGCTACGTGCTGGCCAAGGACTGCCGTGGAGGGAACTTCAG CGTGCACGTGACCAATGATAACCGGGGCCGGAGCGGCGTGGCCTGGACGCAGGAGGTGGCCGTGCTGCTGGGAGACGTAGCCGCGCGGCTGCTGCAGGGCGGGGCGGTCACG GTGGATGGGAGCCCGGTGGATTTGCCCTTTCTCCAGGAGCCGCTGCTGTACGTGGAGCTTCGGGGACGCACGGTGATCCTGCACGCTCAGCCAGGGCTCCAG GATGATCTACGGAACCCTGAAGGGCTGCTCCTGTCTACTGAGGCTGCATTTGGGAATAGCTGGCAG GTCCCAGAGGGGTCAGGACCTGGGCGGCCCTGTTCCAAGGGCCGCGAGGTGGATCCATGCCGGGCAGCAGGGTACCGTGCCAGGCGTGAGGCCAATGCCCGGTGTGGGGTGCTGAAGTCCTCCCCGTTCAGTCGCTGCCATGCTGTGGTGCCACCAGAGCCGTTCTTTGCTGCCTGTGTGTATGACCTCTGTGCTTGTGGCCCCGGCTCCTCAGGTGACACCTGCCTCTGTGACGCCCTGGAAGCCTATGCCAGCCACTGTCGCCAGGCTGGAGTGACGCCTGCTTGGCGGGGCCCCACGCTCTGTG TGGTGGGATGCCCCCTGGACCGTGGCTTCGTGTTCGATGAATGTGGCCCACCCTGTCCCCGCACCTGCTTCAACCAGCACATTCCCCTCAGGGAGCTGGCAGCCCACTGTGTGAGGCCCTGTGTTCCGGGCTGCCAGTGCCCTGCAGGCCTGGTGGAGCATGAAGCCCACTGTATCTCACCGGAGGCCTGCCCCCAAGTCCTACTCACTGAGGACCAGCCACCCAGCGCTCTGCTTGGCCCAAGCCGGGAGCCCCAGGGGCCACCCTGA